GATGGTACTGCGACCGGGAGGTCGTGGGAGAGTAGGACGTCGCCGGACATTCACACTGTTAAGGGCCACCCACACGGGTGGCCCTTAATGTGTTTCTAGACGTGTTTTCAGACCTCAGCCGGGCACTTGTGGCTGAGAATGCATCGCCAGCGCCCGGCCTGTACGACGAAGACCTCGCTGATCCATTCGTCTGCTGCGTAAGAGACGCCGTCCCAGCTGCCGGTGCTTTGTTTGCGTGCGGTGATCACGGCAGTCTCCCCGTGGACGTTCACGCGTGCGGCTCCGATGGTCTCCATCGTGTGGTGAGCCAGCTTCCCCGAGGCAATCCAGGCGATGATGTCGGCCTTCGGCGTCGCCCCGGTCGACCCGATGTAGGCCCAGTCGTCAGCCATGAAGCCGGCAATCGCTTCGGCGTCAGTGCGTACGAGAGCGGCATCCCAAGCGGCCGATACGGCGAGAGCCTCGGAGTCGACAGTCATGACTTCCTCAGAATCGTCTGAGCGGAGTTAATCGTCTGGGCGGAGTTAGTGGGCTTCTGGGGCTATGCCGACCAGAGCCGCGGCGGCGCAGATGTGGACGGCCGTGAGATCTGCCGGTGCAACGGGCGCCTGGAGAAGAGTGCCTCGTTCGAACGGGGTGAGATCGATGTCGATCCCGTAGGCGCCGGCGACCATACCGCGGACGTAGGTTAGCCAGCCGATCATCGGAATGCCGCGACGGAAGACGCCGGCGGCGGCTGCGAGCTCGGTGTCGGCGATGCTGGCCCACTCGGGTTCCCAGATCGTCACGACCGCGCGGAGGACCTGCGCGAAGCGCTCTGACTGACTCAGTGCGTCGTCGTCACTCCAGTGCAGCGTGAGCTGGTCGGACGCTGTCGTCAGGGTGCCGCCCATTGAGAGGTCGAACAGCCAAGGCAGCTCGCCGGTGCTCTGCAGATGCAGCCGCGTCGTACTGGATCCGTTCGAGAGGACCTTCGTGGTTGCCTCGACCATCTCCTGCAGGGGAGTCGCGGCGTCGGCCTCGAGGACGTGGTACCCCCAGCGTTCGTCCTGAGTCCACAGGTGCACGTCCGGGAATGCGACCGCGACGGCTGTCAGTGTGCGGCCAACGCGGAGTGCCCGGTGCTCGATGGTTTC
The Kribbella voronezhensis DNA segment above includes these coding regions:
- a CDS encoding nuclear transport factor 2 family protein; protein product: MTVDSEALAVSAAWDAALVRTDAEAIAGFMADDWAYIGSTGATPKADIIAWIASGKLAHHTMETIGAARVNVHGETAVITARKQSTGSWDGVSYAADEWISEVFVVQAGRWRCILSHKCPAEV